Sequence from the Notolabrus celidotus isolate fNotCel1 chromosome 14, fNotCel1.pri, whole genome shotgun sequence genome:
CATGAGACAAGGCAACTAAAAGGTTATGTATATTGTAAGAGGTGGCAGATTTTTTAATGTGACATGCTGCTTATCTGTCTTGTTATATTGTCCTTGGCACAGAGGGAGAGCAGCTTACTGTTCTGGCATCTGACCAAATGgcatctctgtcttttttttgttttgttttgttttacaaaatTGATGCAGCATAGGTAATATAATCCCCATTGAATTCCCACTCTCTATCTGGCttgaaaaaatgaatttaaactTAGAGCAGGCAATATAAAGAGCTACACTTCAGAATACTGGTGCGTTCAAATGTAACCAAGAGGTTAAGTAAGGCGAGGATGACTGTTTCGGTAACATTTTGCCGAAGCATATTAAAACATCATCAAGGGTAGTTAGTTTATAATGAAGAATAAAAGAGGCTTGACCTCATACAATACCTTGTTGCTGGAACATGAGCATGGTTTGTGGGGATGTGTGGACAGGGAGTGAGTGAGTCCGCTGCACAGAGCTGCGACTCTGACTTGGCATGCTGTTACTGCCCCCGGGGTTGGCAAACCACAGGCTCTACAGAGGAAAACACAAGTTCTCATTACACAAATGCCACTCATCCTGGGAGGGTAGCATGGGTTGCTTATCTTTCAGCAAAGTCATTAAACGGAAACTCTTCAAGCTATGATAATAAATCGATTCATATCAAAAATGTGATACCGAACCCCTAGTTCTGTCTTGTGTGTGCTGATTAAACTGCTAAAGTCTTGAACTCGTTTGTCattcataaaaaatgttttctaaatgttaTCATATCATCATGTTGGTTGATACTACCAGAGACAGTGTATGGAGGTATTGGCAGACAGATCAAAACACCACAAACTCAATAAACATGCTCAGTAAATATGATCCACTGTGTCCTGATCTCTTTCTTATTTGATGACCACAGTACTGACCTGTCTACCCTGCCCGGCCAGCGAAGGGCTGGTGAGTGTGTGTCGTGGAGACGCTCCCCCGATCCCACCAGGACTCAGGAGACCCATTCGACCAGCTGGAAGTCCACGGGGTGTGATCTGGAACTGCCTTTGGCCCCGCCTCGCTACACCTCCGCTCACAGAGCCTGCTGTGGGGAGGGAGTTGGACCCATAGGTCcagctgaaaacaaaaaacaaagaaagaaaaagacagaaacatacTTCAAAAATCAGAGTTAAGACAAATGCGTATTTCACTTTTCCatgagaaatgtgttttttttaaatttgaattagGAAgcgagaaggagaagaagaaaggaaggtaAGAGCATCAAAGTAAAAGACAGACAGGACTGAAGGGAGCAGGGAGAGTGTAACATTCAGCTGTTGTGACATCTCCCTCGCTAAAGAGGCACATCAAAGGTAAAGAGGGCCAGAGTCTCACCCTTTTTGTCGATACACAGGCATGTCCAGCATCGCTTTCCGAGGGAAAAGGCGGAGGAGTTTGAGGACCTGCTGCTTCCAGGAGACCAACCttttcttgtgtgtttctgtgaatgCCTGACATcggggaggagagagcagaaGAACCAAAGAGGCTTCAGATTTTCTAAGAGCATGTGAAGGCATCCAGCAGATGCACATGGAATGCTTGATTTCTAAAAGATAAGTTGAGCttttattgatcattttatcactcaaactttatttgctTTGAGAAACAATCCAAGTTAATTTGTCTACATATTGTGTTTCCATGGAGCCACCGAAAAATTAGTAATTATGAGGTAATGGTCCGTGACTCTACCATCAGTTTCATGCAAATATTGAACTACTTAAACAAAGTAGTTAGTCGGTTCTTACCTCGTGTGACAGACACTTCTCAATGAGCTGAAGGTAGCAGCTGATGTTCTCTTCATCTGGCCTGGACACCAGCAGCTGGGTGCACACTGGAATGAAGAATCAGGAATTTTAAACTCATGTCTGCTGGAAACAACCAAATCTGCCAGCGTGGAGAATTTATGTGTGAAGATATTCTAAATGCTTAAAAGGACAAAAAGtgccaaaataataatataacactACTTTTCTGCTGTGTATTATTTcctttgtgtgtatttaaacCTTTAAAGAACACCTCCTATGAGGACAAATTTCCTTCATGGTCTAACATCCACATGTAAACAATATCAGGGAAACACATCTTAAACCACATCTGGCTCAAATCCACTCTGTAGATTACACCATCGGTCTGTTTAGCCCTTTTCCAAcacagaggcctatgcacgtagcctGACATGCAACTCCTCATAAACGCAACTACGCTTTGAAACGACACAGACCACAAGCACTGTGATTGGTCCAATGGGCAGCAtcatatttcctgcatttataaCCCTTCCAGAATCACCAGAATTTTCTCCAGAAATGCTTTGGCCATagatttcatctcctctccaaGCTTCcttgtaatcatgtctgtatgatcaacagcaacatgtttcagcaGGACCAGAAACAGGCGACCTGAATGTCATCGAGACCACACTGCTCACAAGCGTTTCAGCTAGGGTTGTTCACCATTAATCAAGTGTCGATTagttgattgttaagaacttactcaaacacatttttttgttttgattttctatcacatggaacaaacatcatgtgatcttatatttcgttcagctatcagggaggtgttttacatttaaagcatgtttgatgtgaatcagctgactaaaggtgttgcacacagcggagacgctcagctgggggctgcggctgagtgacatgTCTCCATgcgcgctttttttctccgccgccggactgattatgaaccggttgcgctcccagctgacacctgaccgcattcacatgctcatttttctcaataagaacgagtagacagaaaactggacacagtgaatctaaaatatgtttcttttcagatttcttgttgcagtaaatccacatactgaagtctgagccttcactttatatgactgtatgtccgcacaGATtgtgagcctgctccacacgttgacattcagcgtgtttaacattttgaaaacctcaatacgatccgtagctattcaatactgtcagttttGTGTCACATATTGTCGTGAAGGAAAaattgattcaggggaaaaaacgcatttggcattgtttttgatatggaaaatgtttatgtttattttaatgattaatcgataattgatagttaacatttccaaagatcggtcagggaaaatacttgaaatgtacatccctagtttagGCAGAGGGAtgcagacacattgacgcacaagtatgtagtgctcaagACCGTGTCAGCAGAAGTTATCAACCAGGCTTTACTCTCACCTTTGCCCATGACGCGGGTGAACTGTCCAGCAATGTCGCCGTCTGAGATGGGTGTGGCCGAGGAGTCTCCATCACAAGGAGGTGGGTTGTGGGTCTGGAAGCCCTCCGAGTTCGGCTCTTCGTCTGCTGTTTTTGTGCCGTCTGAAGAGGATGTGGCCGCGTCCGAGGCGGTAACTGTGTCTGCGGTAATCGGCGTCAAGCAAGGGGGGCAGTGGGGCTTGATGGGTGTGATGACGATCTGTTGCAGCTCTTGGAGAGCGTTTCGCAGGTTTCCCCCTTCCAAAATGTCCTGCGAGGAGAAAGTTTGAGGGTAATGTTTTCAGAGAAGAGATATCAAAGCTGAAGATCTATTTAAATGTCTTTGTGGAAGAGACAGAGTCTGTCCCAGCTCTGCTTTGTTTCTGTGCCAATAAGCAAAATGGGTATCCCTCAATGGAACTAAAACAACTGCCACATAATAATCAACAAGTCAATTCTAAGGAGCATTTTTGATTAGTATGAGTGACGAAGACAAAACCAATTGCTCCCTTTTTGCATGAGAAAGCCAACATTATCCCATCTGAATTACCTTTTCTAAAGACTTGAGCACACCCTGCCGCTCTCGCAGCTTCTGTATACTCAAGGCGATCTTATGCCGTGCCCCTTTGGTGACATTCTGCgtgaaaagagagacagaaaattacAATACTGTGCGAGACAAAGGACAGTTATTTCTTGTGGGAACAGCGGGCAATTTATACAGTTACTAAATAACAAAGCTAATCACCATTTGTTTCATTAAAGCCAAAGGGCTGACACCAAATCACGCCATTTGTATGTGTGACTGGCTCAATGTAACTGTAGGGTGTGTTGCTTAATTTCATGCCTCATTGAGACTTGATGTATCATCAGGTTTGGGGACAGTAATGTTCACAAATGATAAGGAGGGTGGAATAATCAAAGCTTTGCCCCAGTGTATGCGAAAGGGAGGCTTAAAAACCTGCGACTCCAGGTGCTGCTCTGTGAGAATCATCATCTCTTCATAGGTCATCTGGGAGAAAAGTGATGCATATTTATGAAGGCGGAGACTCTTCAACCATGCGGGAACATCTAGAACAAATACACACCAAGGGACAGAAAAAATTAAGTTACATCTCAGCTTATATAGCAACAGCTGTTGGCAGAGCATGCCTTTTAACAGAGCCGAATGGTGTGTACGCCCTCGGCTCAAACAGATAATGAACTCTGACCTTTCATGCCGCTGCCGTCCTCCTGGAACGTGTTGCGACTGGAGCCCTGGTCTTCTGTCTGCTCGCTGCCCGAGGAAGCTACGCTGCTCTGGGGTGAGAGGGGAGCGTGATCTGTAGGAATGAAATTCTGCCGGCCCCCTGCGTCATCTGGGCTAATCCACTCAGAGCCACAAGCCTGGGTACTGGAAGGAATAACAGACATAGCCTTCTTCATAGGACTGGGCTGGAGCTGACCTCCCAAACCTGGCACAGGAAACAATAGATTTATGAGGAACAGTAATGTCTATTCTTCATCCTAAAAAAGACACATCTAATGTGaacaagatttttgaaaacCATAGGCACAATTTGCGGCACATTTCTTAACTATCAGCACCTGTGTTATTGCTGTTGATGGGAGATGACATCCCAGCTGGGAAGGGCATGTGTCCGTTTTGGCCTGCTGGAGACGTGCCGGATGAAGGGGACTTATCGTGCCAGGCGTGGCCAGGGTCCAGACCTTCAGCGGAGCTTGGCCATTCATCTGAGCCCTGGCGGGGGTGGTAGGGGCTGGATGGTGCCCTGGGTGCATAGCCACTAGATAGGTGCTCCTCCAGGTGGTTAAGCCACATGGCAAGAGAGGTGCGGTCATCCAGTGTGGTAGCAGGGTGGATGAGTGCATAGGACAGCAGCTGCCTGCTTTCTTCCACAAACAGGCTACTCTCAATAGTGTGACTCAACACcttctgcagcagcttcatgtACTCACATTTGGCCTCGCTGTTGCGGGGCTGCAGCAGCGGCAGATGGGacagcagcaaggacacaaCCTTCTCCTTTGGCTCTTGATGCCACTGGCTGACGATTGCTAAAGACGAAGGGCAAACAGAGAAGATTTCCAGGgattcattgttgttgtttttgtaattggATGCATATGCTTCGCTGTTTTATATCAGAAGGTTGAAATAAAGGATTTGGACAATAGCAACATTTTGATGATATATAATTAAACACTCAGCTACCTGCATTGTTAGCCTCGGCTTCTAGGATGTGGATCTCTGTGCAGTCTGCCAGCCAGTGTTCAAGGCAGATGTGTAAAAAGCGAGCCTGGGTACGGGACATCCTCTTCAGGAGGGACAACAGTGCCACCGTCTGTTCACACTCATTCCAGCCCTTGAACCAATCTGTCAGGATACCTACCTGATCTCGGAACATCATGGCGTGTCTCCTGGGTAAGGAGAACAGGAATGTTTGGATGGGGAGGTTGTACAGCAAAGTCTGCTCTCTCAGACAGAGACAGGCTCAGTCCCACCCCGCACAGCGGGGTTGTACTTTGCAACAGTCCTGGGATCCCCTCAGACTGGACCGAGGGGCCCTCACATGGTTCAGGTCCAAGGGGAACTGCAGGCCGGTGTGCTGTCTGGATGATCGGGAAGGTATATTGTGAAGCAACGTTGAGGGATTGTGTCAACTGTATTTGGTAATGAACCAAGCAGGAAAAACTTTCTTCACTCTGGCATGTTCAGGATCACATCATCCGTGCCCTATTAAAGAagagcaaacaaacagaaagtctCAGCTGACAGTTAACCCTTACACAAGTTTGAAATAAACCATGACAATCCTTTTTTCAGTAATAACACATATGAAGTGTCTGAAATTTTCTTGTTTACTGTTTTCACTTGACACCAAACACACTTTATATTCCAGCAGCGATCAAACATTAGTGCTTCAACATATTGACCCCATGTATTCGTGACAAAGACTTGAATTTGTGAAGTTTTCCTTGTGTGACCTTAGATGGTCTTGTTTCCATTTGGACATAGTTTTTGCCCCAAAGCCACAGCAAGAATTACAATCATCTCATATGATGACTCATCTGGGGGATGAGCTTTTCCTAGTAAGTTAAGCAAGTAAGTAAAGTTAATTTGGTATAGCACTACATCATAACTGGGACACAACAGGTGTCATTTAAGGTCAGCCTTGACTCATAAGCTCTATCACATCTTAGGGagtcctgctcctcctctttagTCACATTATGATGAAAGGAGCATGTCCATAACTCAATGTGTCACACGTTAGCCAAAAGATAAGATCTAAGATCAGTAACTCTGAAACCAATGTAACACACATAAGTATAATGCATTGTATTTGCAATACGGTTATCAGCTAACGCTACTGCAGGACAGATGAAGACAAATATGACCACTAACTAGCATCAGCAACGTTATATGACAGCACTGCAACCAGCAGCACCTGTTACGTTATGGGCTACTGTTTTGATCGGGATTAATGATAAGAGCTGGGATGAAAGCTCTGGTCAGCTGATCCCTGTTAAACTAGTCACTGTGAGGTCCACTGAGTTGAATCAGGCTAACCTTACATATTGATGTAGCCTAGCATTGCACTGTATAGCCGCTAGCCAGAGTTAGCTTGGTTATGCTATGATGAGACTTCAGAGACACGGTTCCCTGAAGATTTCAAGCAGAACTATTGCAACGGGATTCTCAATGCTTTAATTTAATATGCAAAAAACACGTGAGCATCTCCACTTATGCCTCATTAAAGAGATGTAGCGCTGGTTTTTGAATACAGGATGTTCTCAGTGTTTAGCTGGGATGCGATGGCTGTATTTTAAACACACTTCACTTCACACACTGACAATAATAATCAGACAAAACGAAAGACGTCTAAGCACTTGACTCATGACTATTTCAACACAGTCTTAGATTTAATCCATCTATACAAATGCGATATGAAGGATTTGTCCAACAGATGTCGCCACTATTGGCCGTGGAAAAAGCTTCCAAACTGTGAATCGTCTTAGCAGAATTGTCTTATTACACAGTGTTTTAGCGattcagtgattaaaaaaaagctccCCTCAACACTAGCTTGGTCGGCCTAACGCCAGTCGGGGTAAGGGATTCTggatttgtattgtttttcgTTGACGCTGTTGCTGCTCCTTTTTTCTGCTAACAGGAGGGGGGTTAAAAGCAGTTTTCAACGACACTAGGTTGTAGTTAATGATCTAGATAAAGTTGTGTGAGTTTCGCTGAACAATAAACAAAGTCAAAGGGTTTGTTGTTTACCTTTGTCAGTTGTCACTGGGTAGCGGGTTAGGCTACAGTGCTAATGCATAGCTAGCTCGACGGTAGGGAGAgctaagtgctagcgctagctTCTTAACTAGCAAGTTTTGCTAATAGATGCAATAACGTAAGCTTAGCTGAGAGAAGGTAGAGTTCGATCCCATACGAGGTATTCCTCAAAGATATTCCTGTACGGCGGTAAGTCCCCGTGGATTTAAACATACCATGTTAAAGAATGTATGTACAAAATATTTATTGcaatgcagaaaataaagagagTACGCCTGGAGAAATCTACTTCGATTTTGAGTTGACGTAAGACGTGGGTGCGACGTCATACGTCTGGACCGTACGTGGTGTTTTGTTCCGCCCACAGTCTGGAAAAGAAGTGGGCAACCTGAGGAGTAAACACCATGGTAAACacatacggaagaggattagggccactgaaaaaatataaaaaataaaggtattttttgaaaaattattattattctgagattaaagtcagaattctgagaaaaaagtcagacgTCTGTCTACTTTTAgtttgaactgaaattagtcagtggaaacagggatttttttttttagagaatctcactttcaaaaaaatatccaaaatcATCAGTAATATGCAcaaaagaggattagggccactgaaaaaaaaaactaatgtcaatttttttaaattattattatgagaaaaaagtcataattctgataTTAAAATCATAACTCTGAgatttaaagtcataattctgagataaaagtcagaattctgtctacttctagtctgaactgaaattagtcagtggaaacagggatttttttttgagaatctcactttcaaaaaaatatccaaaatcATCACTAATATGCTACATTTccaatgtcttttattttgaaattccaaatcaggtgTAGCTGTAATTGGCACCATCACATTTTGAGATGTTCTCCTTTCAATCTGAATCAAAACAGTTGAAACTGAGTTTTATTGTAATGCCAAATGTATAGTTACCaggcacatttttatattttcagattaattttattttgaaaatccaccagaacccagactttaatctcagaattctgacttttttctcagaattctgacttttttctcagaattagaataataaaataagatatttgaCCTTAACGTTTTTTTTCAggggccctaatcctcttctgtaaaaCACAAGCCTGTTTTTATCAAATGTGAGCACTAGACACATGCTTAAATACAAGAACAAGTAACAAAACGCTTTTTTAACATGCTTTATTCTTTATGTATTACTGTGAAAAGTTCCCATACATTTTCTATGGTTAGTAAATAGGCTTATTGGCATCTATTAAAGAATAGTTTAACACCAtacacagcttctttttttttttcaaacttcatttttttttaaattatttattcagAGAAGAACAAGGAAAGAGAGGAGTTTGGCCAATTGCCTTTAAATATGAGTAGAGTAAGATGTTTCtcttctgaaaaaaaatgaaaaatcaatTCTCACTTGAATAAAATGCATATTCCTAAGAAGTTTAACTAGTTGTAATTATGGATTTATTGTTTACTGAAGGACAAGGGGATTGTACTGCTGACTCTATTATAAATAGCAAACCACTTGAGCTTAGGCCACCCCACTTGACAAATTGCTTACATTCTTTGTGGATTAAAACTATTAAACCACTAAATGTTAGAAAGCGTCTGTGAAAGGGGGCACTTTGAGGACATAGGGACATTTTAAAATTAGAGGTCAACAGGATTTTTGGATTCAGGATGTTGAGATTAAATTGATAAAGAAAGTAACATGGAAAACTGCAGGTATATTGATCTGAATGCTTTGAAAGGATAACATTTGCAGGCCATAATCAGCTGTCACAAGATGTGTTTGCCCTAATGAGATGTGAATGTGATGTAATGTATTCCCCAAAAGTAGAACCTGTTACTCTCGTTGCATTTATGTTGTGTGGTATGTGACTTTCGCGGACGCATGGTAAATGTTAAGCATGCAGGGCAGTAATGCAACAcctaacaaaaaacaaatgcagGATGCATCAGGTGATTCCTGCCCTCATGAAATGCTAGGATATCTGTGATACTGAGTCAATAAACTTTTTTTGTGataatatttgactttttatgTTAGTTTAGCCTTAAAATACTCGTGTACATTTTGGGTACTGAGGACAAGCGTTTCTGGATTAAGTTTTCATATAGTTTAGTCTTTCATGGAGCAGTTTTAACCTGTCCATCTATCTGCTATACATTGGCATACTGGTAAAAGCATAAGGTCTGTTTTCATatgttttctatttctttttcttttgtgggTTTCTTACTTTGGATTTCAGCATCAGCTTTAAAAGCTCTTCTACTCTCTGTTTGATGTCCTTTCCTGTATGCTAATGGGAAGTGAAAGCAACCCTTTGATAGTCAGCAAATAGTAAAGAAGAGcttattaaaatgaaaacaaccaaGATCTATAAAACACAATATCTCCTGTTGAACGTATCTTTGTAAGTTGAATCAGCATATTTTTTCCTTGATAGCCAGACTGTATCACACAACACTTGGCTGAGCGTGCTCACTGGAGTCATcatgtgttctttaaaacagGAAGCTCCACTGATGCGTGCGTTAGTTTAGAGACTGCCCTCCCCTTGCCATCTAAAGGAGGTTCTCAACAGTCTAAGAGTAGCTGTCATCCAAACTGTTTCATCCAGGCGGTGTCACCTCCGAACACAGCAGACAGAAAAGGATCCTCTGAGAATGGTAGGTAAAGCTGATGCAATTGCTTGAAAGATTCTACTCTTCTGTTGAAATGTGCAGGATCAGACGGATTGTCATTcatatatgtttgtgtgtatatagtTCTTACTTTACCGTTACGACACAAGCCTACCATCCCCCACGCTCTATCACACAGGAAACTACATTCTTGCATGTTGCGGCAAAAACATTTCCTGCCCTCAATATGTCAGAATAGTGTCATGAATGTTTAATGCATCCATGCAAGCTGGATAAAGACCTCAACATCTAAACAGAACAAGCAGATGTCTGCTACACTCTTTGGTTCTATTTCTAGTCTGTGGACCATTATTTACCTTATCTGGAGCAAAGAAGTAAAGAGAgatgtttttcacatttcttaGAGTGACAGa
This genomic interval carries:
- the LOC117825170 gene encoding protein Smaug homolog 2, with protein sequence MMFRDQVGILTDWFKGWNECEQTVALLSLLKRMSRTQARFLHICLEHWLADCTEIHILEAEANNAAIVSQWHQEPKEKVVSLLLSHLPLLQPRNSEAKCEYMKLLQKVLSHTIESSLFVEESRQLLSYALIHPATTLDDRTSLAMWLNHLEEHLSSGYAPRAPSSPYHPRQGSDEWPSSAEGLDPGHAWHDKSPSSGTSPAGQNGHMPFPAGMSSPINSNNTGLGGQLQPSPMKKAMSVIPSSTQACGSEWISPDDAGGRQNFIPTDHAPLSPQSSVASSGSEQTEDQGSSRNTFQEDGSGMKDVPAWLKSLRLHKYASLFSQMTYEEMMILTEQHLESQNVTKGARHKIALSIQKLRERQGVLKSLEKDILEGGNLRNALQELQQIVITPIKPHCPPCLTPITADTVTASDAATSSSDGTKTADEEPNSEGFQTHNPPPCDGDSSATPISDGDIAGQFTRVMGKVCTQLLVSRPDEENISCYLQLIEKCLSHEAFTETHKKRLVSWKQQVLKLLRLFPRKAMLDMPVYRQKGWTYGSNSLPTAGSVSGGVARRGQRQFQITPRGLPAGRMGLLSPGGIGGASPRHTLTSPSLAGQGRQSLWFANPGGSNSMPSQSRSSVQRTHSLPVHTSPQTMLMFQQQECQVPGADLEINPTLESLCLSMTEHALGDGTDRTSTI